The sequence below is a genomic window from Corythoichthys intestinalis isolate RoL2023-P3 chromosome 17, ASM3026506v1, whole genome shotgun sequence.
CCTGGTGCCCAGGGTAGCGCACTATTTTGTCTGTACGCGATGTGGAAAGGTGTTCTGGGAGGGCTCTCACTTTGGCCGCGTTCTTTCCATGTTTCAAGAGATCTTTCGTATTACAGAAGAAGGCACAGAATCAACTTAAAGGAGGACCCGGATTGTTCAAATAGTGTAAAgccacaaaagaaaaaaagatggaccttattaaaaaacaacaacttttttttagcgTACTTCTGAAAAGTAAACACTTTATTCGTTCAAGCTTGAAGACGGAATGATTTCACTTGTTCATCGTCGTATCTGCTGTGACATCATTTAAATGTAAAAACGGCATCGAATTGGAAATAACATCTGGGTTTAACTTTTTATTCCGtctgtttttgtcttttaaatTATTTCAGAAGAAGTTGGCCATAGTTTCTTTTAATATGGGGTCTTAAAGTATATGTTGAGAATCGTTTACCTgtacatttaatatttgttcataaaaatgtttttcttctaaCGAATCTGCAGTGTTTGGAATATGTCCTCGGTTGTTGTGTTTTATAAATGGGAAAGCTGCACAGTTGAtgtatgaaaagcttgaaaGAAAGAGTAACCCAGCACATGCGTTGAGAATTCCTTCACTTTCCTCTGTACAGTGTTTTCCTCTTTTCCCAAATCCTTAATGGACTTTGTGTTTGAAGCGCTCCACATGCATTTCTCACGCTCATAAAAACGCAACagcgtgtaacgtttggcaaatGTCCACTGTACTTTGTTGAtgggtttaatttaaaaaaaaaaaaaaaaaaaaaaagtgatgtataaccatattttatatataaaacCATGTTTATACTTGGGTATAATTCTTTGAACAAATGAATGTTCCACCTTCAAATATCTGAAAATTGCTGCCAAGGATGAACCAGGCTTGCGGAGCTCAACAAATGGCAGATTTCCTTTTATTTTCCCATGTtttcaaaaaaggaaaaaaaggtgTGGCCTTAAATACTACATCCCTAGTTGTGCCGTCAACGAACTCACCTGTTGTCAGTGAACCCATCGGTGGCTTCCAAATCCTCAACATCTGGAGCTCAGCGTGTTCTTTCAAGATATCCTACTTTTTGGCTAGGTTCACaccgcacaattccgatttttttttggtgttataTGTTTTTTGGCCGCGCCCGTTCGGACTGCCTTCGTCCATTGAGccagttcaagtattacgcatacgTATTaactcgcagtccgacacgcgccgaGCAAACGGACCCGCACGCGCAGAAGCATCGAAACAAATGACAACGCATTCTGGCTGTACGTCGTTCCAGGTGAtcccattttgatttccaaaaagcagACACAAATAACACAGACGTTAATAATCCTCGTtttgtcttatattcaaagtttatatggactgatagaacgcacacacatacagtacagaagccttatgtgtgtgcgtcagtttgccccgactcggccacgTTGGCAAtcctgaaatattgcttataatatttggcacacagaaaaaaaacccgGCGCGTTATCAGGCTtagccttttcttcatttttattttttgatcactGTGATCAAGCCTGCCTACTGcgtagttcaagctaggcgctaacgcacgGCAACGAGGCTGCCGTCCCGGCTGCCActctctctcactctttgcggacgtaattgctgcgtgaattccgatttgagagacttaaaccacatacgaaagtgacccggaTCGGATTCGAaacggtccacttctatgcgactcgtcatgttaatgcccgGCTCGAGTGGAAAAGCAGGAAAAAATCCGATCGGTGCAttcagacctgcggtatgaagctAGCCTTTGTGTATGTATATGTTtgacctcaaagaaaacaattcTCTAATCTCTCTCACGATTGTAGCATTTCACAAAATGAAATCCTTTCGGGATTCCTGTCTGACCTGAAAGCGTAGAAGTTTGAATCTGATTTGACTTTGGACAGTgagacaaaaaatgaaaggttgAAATGTGTTTTTCCTCTGTACAGTATGTACACTTCCTACTTCAACTGTGTGTCACTGCACTACCAGTCACTTTGTATTTTTGTGCAAGACTTGGCATAACTTGGTCAATCCGATTCCGACAAACATTTTGTTCATAAGAAAGAAGCGTTTGGTAGCGGCTGTGTTCGCATAATAGTACAAGACATTCCGTGCTTCTTGCTCTCAAAACGGCAGGCGGTCAAGGGCCCATGACCGTTTCAGCCAAAACCAATTTCCTCATTTGGCGTGTGGGAGTAACAATTCAGGAACGTCACCTAATTGAGGCTTTGTCAGTCAAAATAATGTTATACCATGCACAAAACGGTTCTCCGTCTGGAGTGGACTTTGTAAAGCAGTGTATCTTTTGAAGGATCATGGACCATCAAACCTCAAGACTTTATCTATTAGCTGTGGGTAACATGACACTCaaagactgattttttttttctttcctcgtCCTTGATACTGAACATTAGGTTAAGATGATTTAGGACTTCGGGCCGTTTGGGACAATGATTTTGGAATGTGCTTGATACTTTATTGAGATCCAATTGAATAAGTATATGTTGGAGTGGTGGGGGgatatttgtttaaaacttgAGCCAATGTTGTTGAACTTCTTTCAGGACGCGAGAAAAAAATTGCCCTGGGACATTTTGACCTGAAGACATTGAAATAAAATGATCTACATCCCGCCCTTTTAACAACGTTACGAACGTAACCAGTATCAGTCATAATGACTTCatgggaaaaaacaacaacaaaaatgcccGTTTATTAGGCTTTTTCAAAAATTCTCATTATTTGCAGACGTAAATAAGTAGTTAAAATGGAAGCAGCTTCAGAAATCAAGTAGCCATTGACATAAATCAGCACATAAGACATAGATCTCTCGCATGGGATATTGCTTTCTAGTTGTATGTTTGGTTTTGTCGAACACTAAATAAACAACATGTGCTTATTTATATAGACCCTGCTAGGGTCTAGATAGAAATTCTCATTGCGTctaatgcatttatttaaacgGAGGCAATTGTTGTGGTTCTTGTATTTGGGCCATTTCATGTGGGAACTTTGGACTTGATTGAGAGTTGGACCAATGAAATGGGAGTTTTATTTACTCGGCGCATTTGAATTTGGGGTATTTTGCATGACTTTAAACTTATTTTAACCCAAAATCTTTGAACTCACTTCTGATATTCATTAGAGAGATCTGGACACTGAACTAGTATCCATGTTTATCTACGTTCCGTCTATGTTCCATGTGTATCTACAAGCACAATTTACAGCGAAGCGTGATGTGACTCCCAAGTGTGTGCCAACGGTGCTAAAGATCCGTTTGATCAGGTGTTGAAATTCCACATTTTGAATGCTAGTGtccaaagtcatttttcaaaataaatatgaCACCTGCAATCTTTCACTTCACAATGTGTCAAAATAACCAAACAAATCTGTCATGACGAAGACGCATGAGTCGACACCTTCCAACCAGTCTGGAAAATGACACctcactgtactgtactgtactgtactgtaggtGCCTTGTTCATGTGGTTGCAGCTCCATTTTTCTCTCTGTTCAGCTCAGCTCAGCTCAGCTCCTCCTGCCTATGAAACGAAGCTTTCTCATTTAGCCTCCTAGCTCTCCGCTCTCTTTGGGCAGAAGCTCTGCCTTTATGGTGAACTCCTGCCTGCCTGTCTGCAGTGCAGCGTCTCTACTGCAGCGCAGTGTTATTTGATCCTTGCTCTTTCTTTGCTGGGAAGAAAAGCTCGCCTCTTTCCCACGCTCTGAGGACACGTGGTGTCCGGAATGAATTGGATACAGAAGGCCCTCCCTCCGCGGTAACACGTCACTTtgctctctctctgtctctcgctctctctctctctctctacacacgcacgcacgcacacacacacacacacacacaagcttttcagcaggaatgtccctggtgccattgtttttaaaaaaaaaaaaaaaattatttattaaagtgacatttttacatgacacTTTTACATGCGTTTTCCTCGACAAGTCTCCTCATTTTGGGCAGTACGCACACCCTCTACCCCCACTCCCGGAACCCCCCACTCCCAGTCTTGCCCCGCGTGTCTCGGCGGCGCCTAGCATCGGCCTCGCGCAGCGAGTCGCCCCGCTCCGTCCGGCCTTTGCGTTTACGACGCGTCACCTCGACTCCGGGCTCTTTGTTTGCACGCTGGAAAAAGCGGGCCTTGTTTATCGACACAATGTGATAGTATAAAGCTTGTGCTCCAATCATAGAACTTCAACTGACTTGTGCTATCATTCTAAAAGTGGATTCCATCACGTGCGGTTTAGTATTCCCAATAATGTGATGATCACTGTTTGAATCCAGTCATTCTCTTGTTTCTTCCAAGAGTAAGTATTGTTTATCTGGTTTTGCCGGCTTCCCGGAGAATTGTTTCTAAGAATTAAATGGAAGAGAAACTGAAACATTTGGCCGCCGCGGTCTCCAAAATGTATTCCAAGTGTCCGGGCACACTGAAGCCAAAGTTGTGATGGCGGACAGATGTTCCCGATTTTCCGCAAGTTCTCCTCCGTTCACCGAGCCAAAGGGAGAAGGAGAAAAACACGCACAGAACACATCTAGATCCAAAtcccactgaaaaaaaaatccacttttgAAGTACATCGCGCATTCTCGCAGGTCAGCGACGGCAGCAGAAAGCAATACGCATCTGTTTTTAAACACGACATCAGAAGATCTGAGTCCAATTCTCACCACATCGCTTTGTTTTAGAACATTGGCAGCTGTGGGAGCAAACAACAAGGAAATTCACCGACACCTGCGGCGGCGCCTTCAAAAAAAAGCATCGATGAATCACATTTAGGTTTGGCACTCGAGCGGATCGGAAAGCTAATTTTAGCACGTTGGCCTCGCCTCAAAGACACGCTTGGCTTAGTCATGATGGACAGACTTCTTCCCCATCAATTGGCCACAGACATACTTCCGGCGTCGTGTAGAGATTCTTCCCAGGAGAGTGAATAGAATTTGTCATTATACATTGCAAAACAAAATTCCATGCCAGCTACTGCGTGAATGTCAAAGAATTGCCAGATATAAAGAAAGACTCCTTTCCAATCAAAAGTCATAGAATTAATTCTGTTAAAATAATGACGATTTCAAACAGTATACAATTTTTAGTCccaaataaatatacagtatctaCTTATTATTTACTTTTAGATCCATCACAAATTGGTTGTCAGACTACAGCAACAATTTTTGCGCATTATGTATTGGTCTCGAAAACGGAAAACGTTCTGTTCCTATACTCTGTTTACAACATTTTGCTGTTTTGAGCGTCACAAAATGAGCTTGGTTTTGCGAGCTCACTTACCGTCTTTTCACAGTACTGCAAGCCTAGTTGTACTAGACCTAGCCATCAACTGAGACTGCAGCTTGACTACACATTTTTGAGTGATAATCTTTGATTATGGTCAGAACAAGCCACATGAAAGCTGTCTTTTCAAATCCAATTTCTCAAAGAAGAGAGACCTACAGCTCAATTTAAGGAGGTTCCAACCAGTAAAGCAGTCAGGTACTgatactgccccccccccccccaaaaaaatcagattttttttgtttacgcCTATGGCCATGACAGTAGAGTACTTTATTTCTCttgtgggatttttgttttaatacatttgagtaatattttatttgtagagcaCCTTTACCGATGCACAAAGACGCTTAAACAGAAAAGGCTCACACAACGTGCGCAGTACAAATCAATAGAGAAAAGAATTATAAATTAATAGCCAGTtttaaaaggtgagtttttaagcATTTTTGTAATGTAGGAAGATCAGAACCGGTGCGGatgggagtgagttccaaagtGAAGGGGCaggttttggttttgttttgtagTCTAAATCCTACTTAAGTGATTGCTAGCAAGGTACCACTTACATATCTTGAAAAACATACTCCTTCAATCCTGTTAGATgatttttgtcttttatttTCATGGTGCCCTCAAGACTGCCTTGCAATAGTAAACAAACAGCCTACTTGAATTGACTCATGAGTTGTTTAACTCTTTATTGACAGCCAAcgatggcgctagatgtccaatccattttgactgggagagggtcGCGGTGAAAGATTGCTGCAAGCTTTCCCCGTCTAAACGGACCgggcatctagcgccgtcatgagcattcacaatcagtcctcccagtttaaatgacttGAATGTCTATTGTTGAgagtggcaggcaatgagttaataaaaaaaaaaaattcttattgattttttttaaattaatttttttacatgttatatttcaaaacataaaaaaacttAACTATTCTCTTAATagtttgtttattttatattttaaaaaatataaaactgcaattattctctttattttaaatgtgtatgTTAACTGAAAAAATGttataggctgattgaacactccaaaaggTAGGAGTGTGTTGTCAGTTGTTATtgactggcaaccaattcacagTGTGCCCAACGTTTGCTAGGATGGGCTCCGGCACtcagtgaccctcgtgaggattagCGACATGAAAAGATATTTCTAGCTCTCATAtatgaatggggaaaatgctGATTGCATGAAAACTAAAGCACACATGGGGGCAAAAAACAAAGGTCAGATTTCAAACCGGTGACCAAAAATAGTTCAAAACCGCGGGTGTATAGAATCGGTTCAAAAATGTTCCATTGccaatgtaatttaaaaaaaataataccgtAATTGAGAGCTGGCGTACACAAAAGtaaacatcacattttgggccatttgcaCTCAAGTTATTCCAAATCTTGATATTGTGGCATGCTCGTACATGATCCAAAATGTGATGTAGACACCAGGTTTTTATAAGGCCTTTATAAAGTTTGAAATGACCAAAGAAAAGCACTTGCTCTATATAGAGTTAAacgatatatttttttcttccccgaAACAGGCAAAAGAGGGTTCAAACCTGCAGCCACAAATGTACAATTGTTAGTGTGGGAAACACAAGCCAAACGGAGTACACGCCCCACCCACATACACCTTGTGCGGTTTGCACTCATTTCCTCCATCCATACGTTTGTTACACTTCAGCAATATTCTCTCACCATGCACCTCTCACactaggcaggcaggcaggcaggcagacaaacacaaaacagccGGTTCCCACGGTGGTGGGGGTGGCAGAGCGGCGTGTCAATCCGCGCGCAGCACAGCACAGCGTCACCTCTTTTCACTCACAGaaaaaggagagagagagagagaggaagtAGAGCGGGCCCTTTTGTTATGTCAAGTCCCACGCAGTCTAGTCATTTGAAAACAAGTGCAATATATCCGCACTTTATGATTTAAGAAGCCTCCTGCGCGGCATTTGTTCTAAATGAGAGGACGGCGGGTTGCCATTTGCCTCACTCATATCATGTCGATCACACCATGCTGGATTGGACCCATTTGTACCTTTTATGACTCGAAActtcatggtaaaaaaaaaaaggtttagttGATCAATTCCTTGTCTGCCTGGAACGAGTGAACGTTTTCGGATGAATATTTTTAACAAATGACCTGGGTTTTTTCATTCGGTTCGTTTTCTCACCTTTATTGATATGGGAGTTATTAAATATTGAATCAAAGTCACCTTGAAGATTGTTATCAAAATGGAAGAAGCCAATATGACGTAGTTTAATGaatttttgagggggggaaatCATGACACAGACAGATGGCTATCTAGTTGCCGCATAGTACTGCAAGTAAGAATTGGAGGGGGCCCCCCTCGGACAGAGTCAAACCACGCCTTCCTCCTTCTTCTCGCCGGTGTCGGCCTATAACCTCGCCGGGTTtccgcccattcctccacatttGCCCAACGCCCCTCCCTCGTATTGTCATGCAAATAAAGGACGTGTAAAAGATTCCCCCAGAGCGGAGCCACCAGCCAGCCAGAGCTCAAGGAGGACGCAGCAGAGAAGACCGTACGCTGGCGGAATTCTGTCCCCcccgttttgtttgtttgtttgtttttgtgttgttgtttttttttttttttcccggcgtTCCGGACACGCTTTCGTCACACAGGTAAGCCCAAAAGAACTCTCGAGGGAACGTCGGCGCGTCAAAACACGCAggcatgcacgcacgcacgcacgcacgcacgcacgccttTGGATGTTGTGGAATGCGGGCCAGTGTCTGATCTCGTTTGGACTTTGTGCGCTTGTGTGTTGGTGTCCCGCTTTTCCAGGCAGACTCGCGTGAGCAGCGGACGCGGACGCGGACGTGGGAGAAGCAAAGAGGGAGCGTGAGCCGAGCCCAGCCCAGCGAGGTGTCTCTCTATCGCATCATCTGCCGCTGCTAGGAAACTGTACAGACCGCCCCCGCCCAGTCCATTCAGCACACGGGATCATCTACCTTGAGGATCTGTGTGTGTTAGGCTCCTTTTTTTGGGGATCTATAAGGAAGTGTGGCCAAGCGCgagagctcttttttttttttttttttttaaagagcggATTACCGGGCGGCCCCCTGCCCTCCCTCCCTCGTCTTTCGACGCGACGCAGCCATGAGCCAGGCGGACGTGTCCACATGCTCGGCCCCGCAGAGGGTGTTCCAGGAAGCGGTGAAGAAGGGCAACACCAAGGAGCTGCACTCGCTGCTGCAGAACATGACGAACTGCGAGTTCAACGTCAACTCGTTCGGACCCGAGGGCCAGACGGCCTTACACCAGTCCGTCATCGACGGCAACCTGGAGCTCGTCAAGCTGCTGGTCAAGTTCGGCGCGGATATCCGACTCGCCAACCGCGAGGGTTGGAGCGCCTTGCACATCGCCGCCTTCGGGGGGCACCAGGACATTGTGCTATACCTCATCACCAAGGCCAAGTACTCCTCTGGGGCCCGGTGATCGCTCGCTCTCTCCCGGCATCCctcctctctccctctctctcgctctctcactCTGCTGTGCGTGTCAGGTCAAAATGAGCAACGCGAAATGGCCACTCCAAACATGAGTAGAATCGTTCAATAACACGCATTTGGTTGTTGGTACTATAAAGCAGGGGTGGGGGACAATTTCTTCAGTCCTCCCAGCCACACACTCAATTCCTGACAGGAGGATCATTAGTGGATGTTCTTCAAATCTTCGCGAATGGGGTCCGCAAGCCGTAGCTTGCCCACCCCTTTCTTAAAAGCTTTCCTCTTGAATGTGTCCACTATAAAAGGTGCGTTCCACTCATTGTTGATTCACCCCTCCCCGTTTTCAATCATGCTCATCGTAGTCCTCGGAAACAAGCATTTGAACTTATTTAAAGTGAATTAGGGCACTTGATGCTGGAAATTTTGAAAGGGAAAAGAAGACGGGCaacattatttttctcatttaaCCATCATGATTTAGCAACAAATGGTTTCCTCGTGGTTGTGAAGTACTGTACACCATAGCTTTACTttgtttctgtcattgtttgaaaaGAGATACAAAACTCGCCATAATCCACACTGGCGTCTGACTTTTTCCAGCCAGTTTACCAATGGTCATTGTGTTGTTACTTTAAAGAAAAAACAGCTgctttgtctaaaaaaaaaaaagaattggaaTCACTTTATGAACTCATTTCAGTATTTTGTTAACATCCTCACTGTGAAAGCGGGCTGTTATTTTTGTAGTATTTATGAAGGTACATAttcattcaaaaagaaaaaaaaagaggatctttAATGTAAGAGGGTGATTAAAagctgcttcaattaaaaacaaactgtCCCATGTGGAGGTATCTGCACCCCCACCCCCTCCCACCTCTGCTCCCATTCTTCCCATCAGGATTGGTTTCCTTTTGTCAGCTACCTCGACTATTAAAGTATTCTCATGTTGTGCTTATGCCATGTGTTTTTGCGCCCTTCTGCTCCCCCCGAAAAGATCCCGCATCCTCATTTGGGACTGTTTTATTTCTTACTGCAACCAAACCAGTTCAGACAAGCTAAGCATCAGTGTGCCTTTCTGctattttttggggaggggggggggtgtctATTTTCAGTCAAGACAACAAGTAGAATGGCTTCTAAATGCAGGGAGTTTGAATTGCACAAATATGCGGAGCCTTGAGAGCTTCGAGGCTTTGGATGGAAtagttactactactactgactttttgaacaaaaaatcCACGTACCCATAACATCACACTATGTGGCAGTTGCGGGActctcaaagatttttttttttttttttttttttaagttgcctGCTGCAttgaaaaaagaatgaaaaagtcATGGCACCCAAACATTTGAATCAAAGCTGCTTCTTTTTTGGTCATAGTTAGGTTTTCTTTTCAAAGGCTTCACAGCAGATTCACGGGAAGAGTGTGTGTTCTTTGCAAGTGTGAGCTTCTCAGGAGGCCAAACTCACGCACACGCAGAAAAACAAACACCAGTATACTTAAGCGATTGGATTGGTATCAGGAAACACATTAAATATGCATCGCTTGTCTTAAACttgatgtttctttttttttttttttcaatattgcaCTGATGACTGTTGTTGAAGTTGGCTTTTTATGTGCCAacatttaagaatttttttctggaaagaaaaaaaaaaaatcaaacaccgCAAAAATACTATTGTATAAATATATGCTCCAGGTGATAAATGTGTGCATTACTTTGTGGAAATGTGTTTTTCTCACAAAGATGTTGGTGTGTGCGTGTTAGTGTgtgatatatatgtatttatacatATATGTGTATTGTCCTGATGATGAGAAAACTTGGGGCACTTCATTTCTGAAGTGCTGTCTTCCTGTTTTTTAATGAAAGGGGAATAATGGTAAGATCATTGTAACATGATTAAAAATTGCACGTTTGTGTGGTTGTTAGGCTTACCAGAGTCATAATATTTATGACGTCATGAGCCAACCACCAGAGTGGTGTAAATGATATGagtgttgttctttttttgtgaagaaaaaaaagtgcttatttttgtcttttttttgggggaacAAGATgcgtttccatttttttttttttttcggcttcATTTCATGCAGGAGGAAAGATCTGATTTTCCTCTTtcagaattttattttgaatgtttGTAACACTGTGATGATGACATGATGTCATATGGAGATgagtgctttattatttttgtacatttgtgtACAAGCCAGTAAAGACATCATTAAACTCCCAACTTTCAGTGTATGCATCTTTCTATTGTCCTGCGTGTGCAAAAGTACATTCTGGGGATAGACCGATGTCTACCGGTCctctatttggaaatttgacttatgttggccttttttttaatccaaggaaaaaatccatttaaaacgGGTTTATTTCGGCTCAGATGCAACAGCACCTCTCTCTCCTGCACTCGTATTCAACAcgtcctctgattggttgaaTGGTAATGCAAATTTTGAATCCCctcacactatatcctcatctacctactggtgacgcagcaccatgcaggagcaacgtggggtttacggtatcttgctcaaggacgagATCATCAGGGCTGAGAATGGAACccgcaacctctgggttggggaacgatTACCACTGAAGTACGCCACCTCCTATGAGCTATTAATTTCCCTTTGTGTGATTCCAAATGCACGCTTCAGGCATTTCAATCAAGTTCTGCACAATTCCATTTTTACTGCAAATAAATGTCAGCTCCAAAAATGGGTTATCATCCCCTCCGACTGCTAATAATCGGTATGGGCGGATCTGTAGTACATTGACAGTCTGCATTTCCCATAGAAAGTTGAAGAACCCTTCATAGAAACACACACGCACTCCTTGGGCGCTTCTTCCCAACCAAGCCGGGGTCCAGCCTGTACTGCCATTCTCTCCCTTTGTCATTCATCTGGCCTCATCCTTTCACTACTGGCATAAAAGGGCCTGTTGCA
It includes:
- the nrarpa gene encoding notch-regulated ankyrin repeat-containing protein A: MSQADVSTCSAPQRVFQEAVKKGNTKELHSLLQNMTNCEFNVNSFGPEGQTALHQSVIDGNLELVKLLVKFGADIRLANREGWSALHIAAFGGHQDIVLYLITKAKYSSGAR